Proteins from one Juglans microcarpa x Juglans regia isolate MS1-56 chromosome 6S, Jm3101_v1.0, whole genome shotgun sequence genomic window:
- the LOC121237419 gene encoding peroxisomal membrane protein 2 produces the protein MEGGLETELVSGFGANEGRLSFEGAGEFQSFPSSSSSGSVGDGVGKSEEIERLLDRTINATIVLAAGSFAITKLLTIDQDYWHGWTIFEILRYAPQHNWTAYEEALKKNPVLAKMVISGVVYSLGDWIAQCYEGKPLFEFDRARMFRSGLVGFSLHGSLSHYYYQFCEELFPFQDWWVVPAKVIFDQTAWAAVWNSIYFTVLGFLRLESPVSIFNELKATFWPMLTAGWKLWPFAHLVTYGVIPVEQRLLWVDCVELIWVTILSTYSNEKSEARILEAPEETNSSSPSIDPPQE, from the exons ATGGAAGGTGGGTTGGAAACGGAGTTGGTGAGCGGGTTCGGAGCGAATGAGGGTAGGCTCTCGTTCGAAGGGGCCGGTGAATTTCAAAGctttccttcctcttcttcttcggGCTCCGTTGGTGATGGAGTGGGGAAGAGCGAGGAAATAGAGAGACTGTTGGATAGGACCATCAACGCGACGATAGTTCTGGCTGCGGGTTCCTTCGCCATCACCAAGTTGCTCACCATTGACCAGGATTACTGGCAT ggGTGGACGATTTTTGAGATACTAAGATATGCACCTCAACACAACTGGACTGCTTACGAGGAAGCTCTTAAGAAAAATCCAGTTTTAGCAAAAATGGTTATTAGTGGAGTGGTGTACTCTCTAGGGGATTGGATTGCACAG TGCTATGAAGGGAAGCCTCTATTTGAGTTTGATCGAGCACGAATGTTCAGATCTGGCCTTGTTGGCTTTAGTTTACACGGTTCCCTTTCTCATTATTATTACCAGTTCTGTGAG GAGCTTTTTCCTTTCCAAGACTGGTGGGTTGTTCCTGCCAAAGTTATCTTCGACCAAACTGCATGGGCAGCAGTTTGGAACAGCATTTATTTTACTGTCTTGGGATTTTTGCGTCTTGAATCCCCAGTTAGTATTTTCAACGAATTGAAGGCAACTTTCTGGCCCATGCTAACT GCAGGATGGAAACTTTGGCCCTTTGCTCATCTAGTTACCTATGGTGTGATCCCAGTGGAACAAAGACTTCTTTGGGTGGACTGTGTAGAGCTTATCTGGGTGACAATACTATCTAC